The window GCGTTGTAGCTAagtttgtagcagtagcgcgtctcacgGAAGAAGCGCTACAACTAAAATTCTCCTACTGTTCTCGCCAGGCTACCAATAGTAGTAGCGAGCTTAAGCAAAGCACGTTGCTGCTAAGATTGTTGTAGCAGCGTGTTTTACGGAGaaagtgctactgctaatgaaaggaATATAGAATGAAAAacatatagaaaagtaaatgaaaatgaaagaaatagaaaaaggggaaggaaaaaaagaaaatgtgaaggcaaataaatgaaaaagaaaaataaaggagaagggcGTAGCAGCAGCGTGCTTTCAGGACAGacactatagctaacttagcagtagcgcttttcttggCACGCTCTACTGCTATTTTTGACTTAACTGTGCACGGTTCTTCTTCCACACGACTACTTTCCCCAAATCCAACTCATCTGTTGTCACCGACGTCGTCGCCGTACATCGCCGTCGGCTGCCGCGCACTCTCCCGTCGCCCTCCACACGCCCTCGACGCCCCCCTACATTGCCGCCCTCCGTCGCgcgcccgaccccgaccccgacctcgacgcagcGTGCCCCTCCTTCGGCCGCTCCCTAACTCTGCCAGCGCCCAAGGTGAGCacgcctacacctcctcctcctcctcccctacttctgcctagctagggttcctagggttcataaaattttagagttcatctaattagttagggttcatcaaattaaatGCTAATTAGGGCAGCAGTTGTAGATGCTTAATTgtaaactagatgttaattagggcagtattTGTAGATGCTTAATTAGGTTTTAGGACAAATTCCTAGGGTTCATGAATGGGTGTTTAAGTAGTTGGAGATGCTTAAGTACCTAGgtagggttcatctaattagttagtacttgtagatgcttaagaactagggcagtagggtttaactaGGGCGATAGTGTTTAGTTGAGATAAAAATTCAATatagtttttttactgttttttagtaagtgtttaacagaattagtaagaaaattaatctagttgaactagtttatttttagtaagaactagttgaattaatagaactggtTTTTCAGTAAGAAAATTAatcaaactagttgaactagtttatttttagtaagaactagtttatttttatttatagtaagtgcttagttgaactagttgaattaatacaactattttatttttagtatgaaaattaatagaactagtttatttttttagttaaagcaattattcccgcaccaacgtcgatgatgcctattCCGCATCCTCGTCGTTGACTCGGCGGAGGacgcctgcttgatcagaggggccatgtccgggactgggctccgctgggctggtACTGGGATGTGCTACCTTCCGGGAGGCGCAGCTTGGTGAGGTGCCAGCCTGTGGTTGACCCGTACCTtctttggtggtggtcgcgtgAGCCAGTGACGGTGCAGAGGCTTAAGGACCacgtggaggtggtacgtcaccgtgtcagcgaggaggacgagcacgtccgtcgctacatggttgcgttggagggcaggttctccaatacctggaagATTCttgagggatctcactggagctatgatcctgtgatggttccttctctttgggtgtccaccgcccgggccgatacccgtcgttcgctagggttttagctgtattagtgaggttatatgtatgatactattcgagatgtattagtgacaaTATTCGACGAtatacggacgcaagagatgatttagttttgcttattgaatgcatgctaatttgaataccaattttttatgatttagtttttcttattgaatgctcaaataggAGAACTACTCATATTTTGAATtctcaaattggagagcactattttGAATACTATTTTGTTTctgcagccaaatctccatgtcgtcgccGCCGACGTCCCCGTCACAGACCCCCTCCGACTTTgaggtgagactagccaaatctccatgtcaatatgagtcctataagatattttgaaatgtttttgttcatattcccaaccattgaaatgcaatgaccatcaagtttgaatgcaaataggatatgtgcttgcccaagtggccatgtttgcaggtaacacctccgagtggcctatgttttgccggagtgttgattaatttccgttctggcaaatttcaggtgctcgatatgtccctttttagcaaaggtcatgccggatttttccgtgaattttggcatgacttgtgctagaatatgtaggaaatatcaaatGGCCTGGATTTTTTataaagataattaaacgacatttcgggttgactttaagtctatcgaggctccatacatgacaatcaaaaaatgaaTGAGGGAGAAAGTTTGCatcatatatgagagaggaagaaacccgactgttgtcgtgggagtCGTTTCTCGTtcatctccttgtgctagacctttgttatgcactagggggaggaggagtaacgaccatcaccgacggtcgaagaatcagtgagggagtgtgtccaccatatatgagagaagaagaatgccgactgttgtcatgggggtcgcttctccttcattctcgtgtgctagacattttggtttaatgcactcggggacaaagggaggagcgaccatcaccaacagTTGAATATATACATCACGTGAGAtgagagttttcaaaaaaaaagactcaatggaccgatagtcaacccgtgctgaataataatgatctaatttagtttttgtagtacatatattaaattttagaagtttaatctttgaattatgaacataggaaatatcgTCTAACGAAAGTCTCGCGGAGTGCTCCTGGCGCGGCGAgaaccggggtttctgcgacatgcctcacttggtagaaggtcggcgcttcagcattaagctccaggagaccttcgatgttgaaatggtacgcaacgatgcaaagtgttttttttgtaattaagctcgacttctactacttcaatgtGTAATTTTTCTCTTTtataattcgactagcttatcccattccatgcaagacgctatgtcttggagatgatggattttgaagatcatgaaagtatggaaataaagaaaattcacctaaggacctatcacggtatggattttgaggtaaatctatacaattctgagagcgtatctcATTTTAGTTGcccaaattgggaagcacttttcaagatgtatgattttcatgagggtatgcttgtcaccatggatcttggtgatcctgacatcgccgaagacaatttggacatttaggtccttgttgatacgcttccaattctatcgCTATGTGAGTttttcaaacatagttattaagtaatttatattgtttatttcaaaatagttgacaacttatttccattgatatcttattttcatttttcaaagaatgtgtggaagatggtagacagaacctactacactaatgactcagaattaacttatcaggagaaaaatcatctgatcgcatttattactgatcttgagaattacaatatgtattatcaaactcctccacattatggtcaatacgtgccactagtgcacgtgttgaactatgctaacatccatggagatgtcatggtaagattttttagtattacgacatctgtgcatcttttgcataaattcttctgaaactgaactacattgctaactatgaagttattactatgtttttcaacagataatcccacaggagtgtgtgcctcatctgatgttttagaaaggtcgccttgatgttttgaatatgcggccaggtcatcctacgaatcactcATGTTCATATCGAATTTCTAAAAccaatgaagacatgacaatcaaagattggaaaaaatgtatggtcactcgtagggagctacttggaagcaacattgtgtgaatggcaagaattggagacagaataacctccattcttcataatggagagtccgggcctatcttgttttatgctattttacctaagagaaggtagtaggtcctatgagagagaaGTAGGTCCTAGGTTCAATGTGTTATTATAtgttacaatgtgttagagttgatgatgaggaggagttgtgattatgactagtgaccaacttgctatatgatgtctcattgataaaaatgatgatcatgaggaggtgttatatcacaatgatgtattatgatgataagttgttaataataatatgatgatgatgatgatgatgatgatgataatatttattatatcattgggtgaaagaacaatagattagtttcaagtggatgtccatccacttgaaacttgtCCATGGTTCTTTCACGCAGTGATGTAATAActtattatgatgtaaaaacaatctctaaattgctactctatgaaaacttgtataaaggtataTGAATACAacctgaaataaaaaagaaatacaatacaaaataatagtagtagcgcgggctgccagaagcgctactagtaattaccagtagcgctcttccCAGAAAGCACTACTACTAAGTGGATATAGTAGTAGTGCAGGTGGACACACGCTACTGATAATCATTAGCTGTAGCGTCGTATCAGTAGTACGGCTACTCGCGCTACTGATAGGGCAAAACCAtgtgctactgctaggcttttccctagtagtgtcactcTAAGATATTCCCATGTATGTGAGAAATTATTAGTTAATGAAAATTACTGAGTTGGGCTTAAGGACCCCTAGGGCTTTTTCAAAAAGAGATAGGTAAATAAAAATAACATTTTAGGTAATGAAATAAATTAAACAAATGCGAAAACAAAAAGTGTGGTACACAAAATTCATGAAATAGTATTACCATGATagaaaaataaacaaaagaaataGGATTATATAAGGGAAACTAATCTAAAATGGCAATCTAATACTTGCATAAATATATACACTACTGGATTTTCGTATTTTGCCGAGTGGCCGAAAAAGCACAACGGTGTGCCGCCGAGTTACACTCCGCAAAAGGGACTCGGCTGGTAACACGTCAACATTGGTTAACTTTGTTGAGTTCTTTTTCACAGGTACTCGCAAAGACCGCGGCAAATCTTTGCCGAGTTTAAAAGAATGAAACTCGAAGAACTAAGTGCACGGACGAAACAAAGCGCATGGATATGGATTTGTTGAGCTTTGGTTCTGTAGGTATGGTTGTTCCTGGTATGGAGGAGCACTGGATATGTGATTTTGGCTTCAACTTTGGCGATCTTTCCACCAAGGCGATGGTCCAATAGGATCGGTGCTTCGATGACTTCCGGTCCGTGTGAACTACAAGGTCACCCTGACTCTGGTGTGGGAGGAGCAGCGGCGGCGCGCTATCAGCACATCGGGTGGAAGCCAATGGCCAGTTTCCCATGGAAAACattgtaatttcttcttttattGAGGGGTGCTCTGTAATGCTGTGTACTAATTAATAGATCTAtgggctttttcgcaaaaaaatgAATCACATACTAATTAGTTCAATGTCAATTTAAAAGTAATCATTGAGTGCCTTCTACTTCTTAGCGACAGCTCCACCAACGCCAGCAGGGGTAAGGCCGCCGCCAAGGCTCCGCTGGCACATTTGGAAGAGGCCGCGGCGGCTCTCCTCTCCGCGCAGCAGGATGCGGAGCGGCTCCTCCAAGAGCGGTAGGCAACCGCTAGACAAGGGCTGCCACGGCCCTCCGGCGCCCTTCTGCCGCTGGAGGGACCACGTCGTCGACGACGATGATGGCACCAACTGTGACATCGGTGCGGCAGGGCAGGGCCGCCACGCGTACGAAGTGGCCGTCCGGTATAGCGTTTAGGTTTATTTTTCTAGTTTTTAGTAAAATGGATGAAATATCAACGTTTTATGTAAATTACGTCCGAACATTTATGAAATCTGCCGTGTTTGATGAATTTTGTCCGGTTATTTTAAACGCGATTTGAAATGTATGCAGGTAGCGTTAGATGGCCGTCTCCGGCATTCTTTTCCGTCTCTGGGGACTGGTCTGCCTTTCGGCAACGGATGGCAGAGGAAATTTGAGGGTGAGTGTTGGAGATGGCCTTATAGCACATCCACATCGCGCGTGTCTCACCATCTCACGTGTAACAATCCAATTGAGATAAATCACCATCTCACATGTAACAATCCAACTGAGATAAATGTAACAATTACATCCGCATGCACGAGCTCGTCATTGCATATCGCAACACTAGAGTAGATAAGTACAACCACTCATCAGATGCTTCAGCAGCCAGCGCGGACAGGGCCGGGGAAAAACACAAATTTACTAAAGCGGCCGGCGGTAGGGAAATTGACGCACGCAGATCACACCGGACCGAACGAACGAACGTCCGTCTAGATGAGGCGGCGGCAGATGGTGACGCCGTCGGCGATGGCGAGCTGGCAGACCTCGATACGCGGGTCGGCGGCGAGCTTGGCGTTGAAGTCCCTGAGGGCGGCAGAGAAGCGGGTATCGAGGTCGGACATGGGCGTGCTTGCCGGCAGGGCCACCGTGCCGCCCCACAGCGTGTTGTCGTAGATGATGGTCCCGCCGATGCGCACCAGGCGCAGCAGCTGCTCGTGGTAGCGCACGTAGTTGGGCTTGTCCGCGTCCACGAAAGCGAAGTCGTAGCGCGCGGCGCCGTCCTCCTCGGCGAGGAGCTCGTCCAAGCGCTCCAGGCCGGTGCCCTGGCGGAAGTCCACCTTGTGCGCCACGTCGGCCTTCTCGATGAAGGGGCGTCCCACCTCGTAGCAGTCCCGGTCGGTGTCGATGGCCAACACCTTGCCGTCCTCCGGGAGCGCCAGCGCCGTGGCTAGCAGAGAGTACCCCGTGAAAACGCCCACCTCGATCGTCTTCTTGGCCCCCGCCATCTTGATCAGCATCCCTAGTAGCTGCGCCTCATCGGAAGACGACTGCATGAAACCCCTGAGTCCCAAGGACCAGCCCGGCCCGATCAGAGCCAGATCGATCGACGAGCAAACAAACAAACTAACTAACACCGATCCATGGAGATCGACGTGCGTGCGTGCAGAGAAGATGATACGAGCCCCACcggcaaaaaaagaaagaagaagatgaTACGTACTTGGGGTGCCTGTCTGTGATAAGGCGCAGGTCGCGCATGCACTCGTGCTCGCGGGGGAACACCGTGGTGTCGAGGATGTAGGTGTACAGGGCGTCGCTCTTGAGCAGCGTCTTATTGGTGCTGTCGGTGCCGCTGTGGACGTTGGCCACGGTGTCTCCGCTGGGCGCCATGGCTCGGTCCATCTCCGACTCTGCTCGCTGCCTTGCGCGGTTGGTGGTGCGGCCGGAGTAGTAGGGATGAGTTTGATCGAGTTTCTGTCCACTCACAGCTTCGACGTACGTGCCTGTATTTATCCGCTCGTCTCTCACGTTTTTCTTCATCGGTTGTAATGCAAACCACGTGTTCCACGTGGTGGCCTCCTGGCGGGGTTGCTGTCCATGTATTATGTCCACCGCCAATCGTCCGAGCCCATGGGACGCTGTATCTCAAAAGAAAGCCCCGTGCCGCCGCTTGCCCGCTTGGGAGTAAATCGGTCGGGCCCTCCGCCCGAGTACATGTCTTGGTCGACATAAAACGTGGTCCTATATCTGTCCGGAGTAAATCGATCGGGCCCTCCACCCGACTACATGTCTTGGTCGACATAAAACGTGGTCCTATATCTGTCCGGAGTAAATCGATCGGGCCCTCCACCCGAGTACATGTCTTGGTCGACATAAAACGTGGCCCTCCACCGGAGTAAATCCATCGGGTCCATTTGGATCGGCGCTGTCCGGACCGGGAAGCCATCCAACGTGGTCCTATATCTGTCCGCAGGACGGTCCAGACGCGATTTCTCCCGTAAACCGGAGACAAACGTGAAAGGAAGGGGGGCGCTGACCGATGCGACCTCTCGGCAGCCTCCGCTTCAATGCAGACGTAGGTTTCCGAGGAACCAACTCTTGCCGCTGCGCCGCACTGAAGTGACCGCCCCTTCGCCTGGGCCTTGCCCCGGCTATTTAAACCCTGCGTCGGCGATGCATGGAGCCACACTCCCCCTTCCCGAGCACTGGCCCCCTCCCCTTCCCTGTCTCCATGCCaaagcccctccctttcccctcttCCAACCAAGCTCCGGTGATGCCGAAGTCGTCGTACTCCACGCCGACAGGCGGAGTAGGTGGAAGCTTCTCCTCCGGCAGTTCTTGGTGCCGCCGCCCACGCTCTCCGGGCCGTCAGCTTCCATGGCGGCAGGCTCCTCCTCCGAGGAGGAGATTGACATCTCCTTCGGTGACGAGCAGGACGAGGCGCCGCCGCGGCGGTCGCAACAGCCGCGGTCGCTCTGACGGACGCATATTTTGTCCGTCAGATCTAGATAATGATTGAGTGGTCGCTCCGTTACATAGGGCCGTCGCCTCCATCGCCGGCGCGCGTGAAGGAGGAGCCGTTGTCCCCGCCGTGTCAGCGTGTGAAGCCTGAGCCGGCGTCCATGCTCCTGTCGGCGAAGGAGGAGCCAGCCTCGGAGGTCTGGACTAACGAGCAACTCGGTTCGTTAAGCTCGtactcgttaagctcgtgctcgttaaggcttggctcgttaagctcgttaagattaacgagcaaaaaaccctgctcggctcggctcgtttgaagctcgttaagctcgtgagcgctcgTGAGCGCTTgttaacagattataatgtgttaCGATATACATGATGAATGTGTAGGTATGATTTTCAAGATAAAATATTATGACTAAGAAAAGAAATGAAGTAGTATGTTGCCTCATATGTCGATTAGATTAAATAGATGGGCTGAGGTGCTATAAAAAGTTTGTcacgtaatatgaaaatatatgttgtgttgttactaacgagcttaacgagctactcgtgaaactcgttagctcgctcgttaagctcgttaagcttaacgagctaaaatcaatgattggctctgttcattaagaagcgagctacgagcttaacgagccgaactatcgagcgctcattaagctcgcgagctacgagcttttggtccagccctgCCTCGCCCAAGCACAACCGTGGGATCCAGATCGGACGCCGTGTGAAGGGGGAGCCGAGCTCGCCCGCAACATGGTTCATGAAATTTAACGTGTGTGATGCAAAAAACACCGCACAGGCTACTGAGAGTGGAACCATGTGGTGATATACAACAACACGGCGAGGATAGAAGTGTGGGTGGTACACTAAAAATTCCAGATGCTGTGGAACATCTATACATGTGTGAccgatgtttttttttttttgaattatgtGACCGATGTTTTAAATTGTGTGCGATAGCACCTCAGCCCACACGTGAGCTTCAAACCCACCAGGTTGATCTGATGCCAAACGCAATCCCACTCGTGAACTATATGTGAACCGTGTTCGATGACATCAAACAGCGCAGCTATGTACAACAAATACACGTGCGATGCTCAAGACACCGCGCACAATTTCCTTGGGAAAACCATGTGACATACGTTAACTTTCGCAAATGTTTTAAATAGAATCTCTGTATGGATTCCACAAAGACCCAGACCTCGTCGCCGCTTGGGTGCTCGACCGCTCCGTGACCACCGTGGAGACGGCTGCCAGGCGTCGCCGCTGCCTTGACAGCGAGCTCACAAAGATCGGCGAGGAGTGGTCGCTTAGCGACTGCTCCGTGAACGCAGGTCGCGGTAAGGCCACCACCAGGGCTCCAAAGGCCACGTCGACAGTCCGCGGCGGCACTCCGCATGGCGCAGCAGGCGGCGGAGCAGCTCCCCAGCGAGCGGCAGGCAGACACCAGACAAGGCTGTTCCGTCCCTCCGGCGTCGTTTCGCCGCTGGAGGatccatgacgacgacgatgaagacgacaCCGACAGAGATGGCCGTGCGGCAGGGCAAGATGGTCACACGTATGAGGTGGTCATTCGGTATAGGGTTTGTGTTTTTTCTAGATTTTTAGTTAAACGGTCAAAATACCAATCTTTTTATCTAAATTATAACCGAACTTGATTGAAATACTTCTGGTTTGATCGAATTTCATGAGGTCGGTTCGAATTGTTGGCCAGATGTATGCGGCTAGGGCTGGATGGCGTCCTATCACATCCGTGTCCACGGACTGCCTCCCCCACTTGTCGGCATACGAATACAGGAAGAAATGTACTGGTTGTCGTTGGACATGCCTTTGACTCCCACCTCGTTTGCTGTTTTCTTTACATGAATAAAGAAATCAACCAATACGAGATGTGGGACGtgtatgctttcaatgacttgagaccacCTAGCACGACATGATTTATTTCATTTGCTAGTATATATTTTTGAAGATTTTAATTTAATTTTCCCTAATGGAAGCAGAATTCATAATTAATTTCATTTTCTAGTATATACAtacatttttgatgatttttatttttttccctaaTGGAAGCATAATTCAAATTCAGGAACATTTTGGGTCAGAATTTGGCAAAAACATTTAAGTTTCCATAAAAATTCTCAAAAATTCTTTTGGGAAAGTTTCTAGATGTTTTGGCAAATAGAAAAAAATGGAAGGAAAATTCAAATTTAGGACCATTTGGCTCAAAATTTGCCCCAAAAAATGTTTTCAGAAAAGAAATTCAAAAACAATCTCCACACTACTCTTACCTCATTCAATCTAGGAAAGTTTCAAGAAGTTTTGCCGAATGGAGAAAAACTAGAAGCAAAATTAAAATTGAAGAGCATTTGGCTCAAAATTTGGCATGAAAAAAGTTTTCAGAAAAATCTCACAATTCCACACTACCCTTATATTATGTCTAGGAAGGTTTCAAGAAGTTTTCTCAAAcatgcaaaaaaaaaatcaaattcaagacCATTTTTCCCCTCAAAAGCTGGGTAGAATTTTGTTTCCGGGAATAATTCCATGAGTATGAATTTAGGAGAAGTTAGTTAaacttcattatagaacttagcattGTAACAATCAGTTTTGTTCAATAGAACCAACAATGTAGATCATCAATTTCAGGTGCACATTAGCTCCATGTAGGTTGTGGGCCTGGATGGCCGGTACGTGTGGGACCAAGACGACCCATAGTGGTAGTTATGGGTTGAAACAACCTGTGGTGGTAGTTGTATTGTGTGTTGGGACTATCTGTCAAGGTAGTTGAGGGACCAGATGACCCGTTGTGGTACTTGTGGATCCACAAGTCCCAAAGTGCTAGTTGTGGGTCCGTATGACCCCTAGTGCTAGTACTGGTTCTAACAACCCATAGTGCTAGTTGTGGTCCTGGTGACTCGTACCAGTAGTTGTTAATCCGGATGAGTGTGACACCCTggatttgccttctctctttttttcgaaCATTCTTTTGCAtttgctttggatttggagttttgaatcaattcaaatggacttgaacacttgggcctacccttgattttcacccaagtgacccatccacctcTAACTCACCTTTCCTTCTCTGAAAAACCCCAACAAAAtcccaaggaatatttttcataaaaaaaaaatattcattttcttccctgaaaatcacttcacagaagtatgctccaaagcaaccactagttttcttgctccaaaaatcctgaataaattcagaaatattctttgaaccctgcagcactttcctgagcaaaaatattgcataactttttggaatatttttactACAGAAAATCAGTTATGTACTGGACAGAATGACCACATTGCACAACAAGTATACCTTTCCTTAATCTTTTGGGGCTGATCTTTTTTGAGCTTGATTACCCTCCTAAGAGATTGCTAAACCCCAAAGCACAACCTTTAGTTCTCACTAGATTTTTCTCAGTGaagctcacaagtttctgtccagaagctTGCCAGGAAGAAAGCCACTCCCACAGTTCACTTGTGACCCAACCAACTGTGCAAAACAaccaaaaccactaaggactacatgccagacatgGTGTTTGCGCTTAGCTCAGCCAGATGCcaaagttcacgcggtgaccacgttcgtCCAAGGGGGTTGGCATGCGGCCGACGCACTCTCTGTTTCGCGCGTGCTCGCTGGCCCGGCCGCCGCACCTTGCCAAATCGCGCCCCCATCCTTGTTTGCACCACCTTAACTCAGCCCTGGCGCTCACCGACGTCGGAGCTTGccacagcgagcacgggcacggcgcGACCAAGACAACAGTGCGCCCATGCACCTGTGCTCATCGCGTATCGCGCTCCTGTGCTCGTCGCTGCTCGTCTACAGCCCCCGCGTGATCTCCGGCGCCTTctcccctctcactgacgccattCGTCACCGGGCAACACTCCAGAGAGCTCATGCGAGCTCTCGATCCCCGCCTCGGCCtcccctataaatagagctccCCGAGCTCGTTTCTCTCCGCACACACTCTCAGCACACCTCCACAACATCGTAGGAAGCCGCAGCCCAGCCGGGCAAGCCTCTGGCCGCTGTCCCCGCCCCAAGCTCGTCGGCGTTCCCCGTCCACTACCCCCTCCCTCTCCAGACCAGCTCGAGCTCTACTGACTTCTCCGGCGCGTGCGTGGTGGTCCACTGGTGCGTGCTGGTGCTGTTGGAGCTGCTGGACTGGCCCTGCTTCGCCGGAATCGCCACCTCCGATGAGCTCCGCCCGCTGCCGCCGCTGGAGAGCTTCGTTCCGACCCGTCCGGCCACCCCTAGCCACGTtacgggtacaggcaggtgcgctTCGATCTCCTCTACAATCCTATCCTCTCAGACCTCATCATCAGGCACTCCTCGCCGGAGAAAGcgtcgtcgccgcgccgcccgactctgcttctctccccctccccctccgacCTGACcattggggcccactgtcagtcacTCGGGCCGcgcccgaagcggtatgagtggtggctccCAGCCGGTTTACACCTTCAACATCACCGTTCCCCTCTGGTTTTCCTTTTATTcaaatttaattcaaatttgaccagaactttgaccagCTGTAACTCCtaatctacaagtccaaatgagttgattatttttgcattgtgttcttactgGAAAATCCTAGTAGCACACTCAAGATGGGATTTTTCTTTGCTATCTagaatttctggtaattttcagaagtgttcttgatattttctttttgtcatttgatttattttcagaaggtgaagcttgtcttgaaggcatccaggaggagtgtgaagctcctctgcactaaggcaagccacaaaaacattgtcatggtgtctttgcaatatccatgattttctacttgaatttatctgatattcattgcatatagtattaaaataaataatgcttgtgttatttAGTTTGTCATGATCAAAATGTTTAGTTAACAGAAATGAATGCTTGAACTAGTGAGATATAGCTTGAGTAGTTGAACTAAGTAAGTTTGTCATGGCTATGGTAATACGATCATCGGTATTATTTTCAATATATGCATAATGAGTTTTGTTTGATAAATGCCA is drawn from Triticum dicoccoides isolate Atlit2015 ecotype Zavitan chromosome 4A, WEW_v2.0, whole genome shotgun sequence and contains these coding sequences:
- the LOC119288048 gene encoding tricin synthase 1-like, which codes for MKKNVRDERINTGTYVEAVSGQKLDQTHPYYSGRTTNRARQRAESEMDRAMAPSGDTVANVHSGTDSTNKTLLKSDALYTYILDTTVFPREHECMRDLRLITDRHPKGFMQSSSDEAQLLGMLIKMAGAKKTIEVGVFTGYSLLATALALPEDGKVLAIDTDRDCYEVGRPFIEKADVAHKVDFRQGTGLERLDELLAEEDGAARYDFAFVDADKPNYVRYHEQLLRLVRIGGTIIYDNTLWGGTVALPASTPMSDLDTRFSAALRDFNAKLAADPRIEVCQLAIADGVTICRRLI